TCTACACAGTGTTATTTACTACTCTATTAATCTACGAGCATAACATGATTGTTAATCAGCTATGTGGGATAACGTATCATTAGTTTCTGTAGTTACAGATGGGTTTATAAGTTTTGCAATGATTAAGAGTTATGATGTCCAAAGGTTAATAAGATATTAACACTGTGTGACAATTACAAAACAGAGTAGACAGTAGTAACAAGACTTTAGAGCTTTTTCACCGAAAACAAATGCCTGTGACTGATCATCAATAGAGATTCAGACTATGTTGATTATCATTATTGTGGCACTGTCTTAGTTTCAGGCCATTAGATTTATATACAGATATAAGAGTTAAGATAAGTGGCAGTGTTCAAAATGTCACACTTAATTTAAGTCTCATCCAGAATAAGTCAGAGGACTATTTCAGGAAGTTATCTCACCTGGTTTGATTTTTCACACACCCTTTCCAAGCTACAAGCTACAGTTTAGAAGAGGAAGCTAGCTGAGAAAAATGGGCAGCATTCATCCACTTTCTTTCCAGTATACATTTGCCTGATGTAACCAGTTCAAGGTCAGTTTTGTGTCAAACATCTGTTTGACTGTAAGTGAATTTACTGCCAACTGGGAATAACAAAACCAGTTATGGGGAAGACAGAAACATATCTTCTGTATAACTGCAGGATATTGCAGTCATTTGCAGCAGTAAAATGAGATTGTGAGATGAGATCACATTGCCAAAATCCGCCCTGCTCTGTCCCGGCGTAGCGCCGAGGTGGTTCTCCATGCCCTTGTGTCTTCCCGTttagattactgtaatgtccttttttctggcCTCCCCATCTGTACTAGTAGGAGTCTTCAGCTTGTGCAAAATTCAGCCGCCAGactttcaacaaaaacaagtagattctgtcacataactcctgtcctggcatcattacattggctgcccattcaggctagagccgattttaaagttcttctcTTAACTTATAAGGCATTAAATGGACTTGCACCATcttatttaactgaactacTTTCTCCCTACATTCCACCACGTCCTCTTCGTTCTCTTAGTTCGAACCTCCTTATCATCCcaccaatcaataaaaagtcagctggtggCAGGGCATTCTCCTACCGTGCTCCTTTTCTATGGAATGGCCTCCCACTAGATATCAAAGAAGCTACATCCACTGCAATTTTTAAGTCCCGTCTTAAAACATACCTCTTtactcaatattttggtttaaactaattcttaactgttttatcattttcctgtggtgttttaatattgttttattgtctgttattattgtacttgattttattgtaaagtgtattgagaccatgtaccatggtgattttgcactttaaataataaattgattgattgattgattgttgtgTAACTGCTCATTAATGATGCAGCATCATTTccattcaaataaatgttttgctACATGTTGTTGGTGCTGACTGTGGCAGGAGTCTTGGCTGGATGTCCGTTATCCAGATATCCACTGAGCTACACCAGGAGCCCTGGAACATTGCCCGTTGCCCTCAGAAACTACGTTGTTATCAGATGATAGCTGGATGGGTTCCTAGATGGCAGTTTTATTGAAgaagatttgtgtgtttttgtggcctTTGAGCCTGATCGTCAAAGAACAAACTTTAAGTGGGTTTTCAGtagcctgtgtgtatgtgtgtgtatgtcagaaCTTGTACTTGATACATAGTGAGGAcctgaacacatttacataGTGAGGACATTTTAGGAAAGTGAGCATATTTTGGTTCCTTTATTTCCCTTTAAGTTCCTCACAATTTCAAAGCAGTGTTGAAAGGTTAAGACTTGGGTTTTACTGTTGGTTAGAGTAacattaaggttagggttagagtgTGGCATTTAATTCTGATAAGGTTATGGTTAGGTAAGGCAATATATTATGTCAACAAGGGTCCTCATAAGTGTAGAAGtacaagtatgtgtgtgtctggcaaaataaatgtaatacaaaaaaGGTAAAAGGGCAGAAAGGAGGAGAACCAGAATAGCTGcttgaaatatttttgaaacCAAACATCCTTCCCTCTTCATTATTGCATTCATTCATCTGCAGCACGTGTTATATTCATAGAACAGCCGGTTTCCTGTTTCAAACTTCAAGCTCTTTtgcaatattaataaataacacacacaccccaTGCATACTGCATTATAAAACACATCTGCATAATATATAACTATTGGGGCTTGTTGTAGAGACCGTTGTGTATATTGATATATTCAACGAGCAGTGACAAGATAAAGTTCCCCTCATTGCACAGATCATTTCACCCACTTCCTTAATTCAGAGACATTTTAACGTGCAGGGATAAAGTAATCAAAGGTTCCTTCCTGCTCTGGTAATTGTGTCATAATCCTTTTAGCACTGTGGCAGCGTAATGATGTTACTGTACAAACTTGACTGCAGCTGTGGATCCTTGTCACATTTGACAGGTTTGGTCAGGAAGATAATTATCATCTTTTCCTACAGTTCAGAACAGTGGTCTTTGTTAAGACAGGTGCTTTGTAGAGGTCAACATCAGAGTGCcaactgtgtgtatgtttgagtATCAGGTGTgtaaaaagtgaaacttaatCGCTGCATACACAATAGACTGTCCTTTCATATCCTTTCTCATGGGACAGAAGCGGAGAGACAAGAGAGGAGTCTTGTGTGGTTTCTATCTGGATGACATCTCTGCTATAAAGAGCCTATATGGTGAATTTCTAAGCTTAAATTTCTGAcataaatgtactgtaaagatAAGGGGCCAACATCTGTTATACTTTATATTCTACATTGACCGTTATTAATGGGAAATATGGTTGTGGTCTAGAAACTTTTCAACAACTATTGGCTGGATTGATGTGAAgtcacagacattcatggtccccagaatCTCTCCGACTGACTTTGGTGGtcctctagcaccaccagcATTTGTTGTTTTGAGTTGCGACAATTATAGGATGGATTTCCATGTACTATTCACCAGGTAAAAGTTTTACTTTGTCCAATACTTGATTTCTGACCAAATACCTaaagacattcccatcagcctcagctgtctttgtgtttagtgctaagAACGGTGACACTgacaaaaaacctttttaagTAAAGTCATGGACTAACCTACTTGTTCAATTGAAACTGCAATCTTGTCTTTACAGCATCAGCGTTTGTTAGGAAGTGAGCATACAGACGCACATTAGCCTATCTCAATGTAGCTACATATGAGCTTTTCATCTGGTCCCCTATCTTCAGTCAGTAAAGAAACACTggtgaaacacacagaggccttttttttgtgcttaaagCTGCTCCAATCAAAATGAACAATTAACCAAATACATTTGTGTAATGTAAAAGAGGCCAAACTAATGGAGTtctgcagacagaaaaagtgAGCTACTCACTGTCTTCTCTTGTTGATctgtcttattttctctctcactgctCTAGCTTCTTGGACTGATCCAGTGGGCATTGATTGCCAGCGGACCATACTATCTGCTGCCAGCGTATAGCTGGGTGTTGTTTGTGGCCATCACTTTGTGGATCATCACCTCCATCCTCTTCTTCATGATCCTGTTCAGTGTCCTGCCAATGCTCAGCTTTGTCCCCTGGCCCCTGACGGTAGGGAGAgatgaggggaggagggaaggggagGATAGAAAAGTGGAATCAAGGGAAGGTTTTTAGAGTTGGTTTGCTTACAATAGAAGCAGCTTTTCTTCCCAGGGTCTACACAACCAGAACATTAAAGGAGGGAGCTTTCTTCGATAAGCTTTCTTTGATgaactgaaataataaatatcaatCAAGAGTTTCCTCAAACTGCTCTTTATTACAGGATGTGCAGAAACTAGATAAAACATACTATATCAATTAGCAGTTTCTGGCCTCAAAGCCATTGAAAACCTGGTTTTAAATCTCAAGTATTTCTTTAtaatattaaacattaatgaCTAAAAAGGCtacaattaaaagtaaaagaaaatgccTGCCCCCATGTCATGTAAAACCAATAAaacttaaatattttttaaaaaatatatatgttacGGTCTATAAAATGGTAGCATTGACACCTCTGGGCCTCCCTGTGCAGCTGTTATTAGTTGTATCATAGTGCAGACCGGCCCATAAGGCAACAAGATTCAGACTGAAGTTTTTCTCTCAAGGGTCAAGAATCATTTGGGGTTAGATCAAATGATCAACTGAAAAGTAGCTGACCAAACAGGACAGTGAAGTGGGTTATGAAATGAGAATGCCAGGGCTGTGGTTCAAGGAAAACGACACCAAAACAAGGAGATGAGGAGCTAAGATTCAGAAAGGGAAAatgcaacagagaaaaaatgaaaaatagaaaggTAGGGACACCATTACAGACAGGGGAAGCTTTGCGGAAATGTGGCTAatgtttctcctcttttttcagGTGATGGTGTATAACTGCGTAGCAGCGTCCCTCTACGTGACCGCCTTCCTGGCCAATGCAGCATCTGTGTATCCCTTCCGCCTCACCTATTTCTATTCCTATTTGGCAGCTGCCGCTGTAAGCAACTGACACCACTTACACTCACtcaaatacaaagcacacatgCTTAAATTGAGGTCACCCTCTGATAATGTGTCTACAAACACAAATTCCTGTGAAAGGTTTGGCCCGAAGAGTCTTCCATTCATATGTTCATTCAGTCATCCAGATGTGTCCTTCTGCCCTCTCACTGCCACACTGTCCACGGTGTGTTCCTGATAGCATGTTTACCTATTAGGCTGTGGCAGGCACCCACGCCTGACACTTGTGAATCTGAAGGACGAGGCTTTCTTTATGGCTCACATGGCTGGGAGGCATGTCATATGACTGGAATGACTCAAAACCTCTGATGAAGACTTACCTTTGTACCACAGCTGCCTCTCGCTCCTCCCATCTGCTGTTTAAAGTTAATATTTAGTCAaaaagatagaaagaaaaaaacaaaacagaaagaggatGAGGTGGATGTAGGGCAGCAGATGGAAAGATAATGTGTGGGTTTGCGTGTCAGGCAATATAGGCAATATTTATACGTTTTATAGTCTCATCCACAGGCTAAAGTCCATGCTGTTTACAACTACAGTAGGACTGATCACATGAtttcatgcacacaaacacacacacacacacacacacacacacacacgcacacacggcCCAGGCCTCTGTCCTTCTACAAACTCTTATCAGTTAGATTTTACTGGCACACCAGTGAAGATAAATTAACATTTATGGCCAATTAGGGCATCATTATAGCTGTTCAATCACAAGTTCTTTGAATTTTTAAGAGTTTATCTTTGATTTATGTCAGACCTTTGCTCTGCCtcataaagtcattaaaatagCTGCCTCTCTACCTGTTCAGTTCTTTGGTGCTTTGACGACCTTGGCGTACGGTGCCAGTGCTTACTTCTCCTATCTGgactggaggggaaatggaggAAACGCTGCCACCAACACAGTGCCGACCTAGGACTCAACCCTGTGATGCTGCTCCCAGGCAAACACTCCCTGTGTTCTCTTTCCCTACAGATACTGTAATTATTTGAATAGTCTCGTGTTGATACAGAACTATCAACAGCGTCACGTGACTACTACTGCAGACTGACATGTCTGCTGATATCTATACATTACTGTTAAGTCAAACGCAATAGACTTTCACCTTCAcattattaaaagaaattacTAGATTATCGacataaaatgtgacttttggTACTGGATATATACAACACAGTACTTCTTTGAAGAAGCTCTGTTCGTCTGCGCCGAGATCACAAATTCAGGCCTGctcaaaatcaatacatttcataatcatttttttaatccacaAATAAAGCCAACAGTGCCTTAATTCTAGATAACACCGTGGGTGTATTACCGTAATATAGTTATTAACATCTCCAGGTTGTATTTGAAATACACATATGATGCCGTACTATGCACTGAAAGCAACAGACCATATTCAcctggcagccattttcctctgacatcacgctgaaggtgggaagctcaaatatTATACTGCCGTGTTTCAGATTACAAAACCGATAAACAtaggaaatctgacaaattgttatcatttcactgtttcatTCTTGttgagaaactgaaaaaaacaatggatCGTGAAAATCCGGTGGGACATCAGGCTATATTTCACGGTGATATGGTAACTATTTGTCGGATTCCTTATGTTTTATATGATTTGCAACACAGAAGCAAAACATTATCACAGCATTtaagcttcccaccctgagcgtgacgtCACAAGACAACGGCCACTGTGTGAATATGATccattgtttgacattttgggaatttCCCAAAATTGGCCTTCTTGCCAAGAGGAAATGaactgctggtgctggtgggtAGATTTTGTTACCTGTGGACAGTGCCAGGCCAGCTTAATCCCCCGGTCTCCAGTCTtagtgctaagctaagctaactagttGGTGGCTGTAGCTTCTTACTGAACATACAGACATGAGTGATATTGTTCTTCAGCAAAATAGATgtgcacatttcccaaaatgtcttgCTGATTTTGAAATTACTATAACAGTGTAAGGTATATTGATCATTATGAGGGAGCGGTTTTGatgacatacatttttaaaactgccaacaaatataaatatctgtgtgATAATATAAACTGCTCCATAATCAAGTCCTTGGTTAGCCGTTGATGTAAAGATCAGATTTGTACCATGAATAGTGTTTGCGtccctgtgtgagtgtggggTTTGAGAGTGAGGAAGACAAACGGCCTGGTTACAAGAACTCACTCTTCCTCCAAATTTGACAGTCTGACCACAGactttggtttaaaacatttctttcttcattgTGTGGCACTATTTATCTGTGTCATCCATTAAGGAGAAAGCTGTACAaacataattattttaaaaaaaaaatcagaaacagtGTTCTCCGTGCATCTTCCAGCAAAATGCTGCTGAATCAGATGCTTCTCAGATCAAGGACAGCAAACTTTCAAAGGAAGTAGAAGGACTGGCACAATTTACAGCCTTAAATTGTGCAAACGTTTCGACACTACTGAGTCAGTTTTGACACTATTGCGTCTTCATTGGAGTCAAACTGCCTCTGATGAAGACACTGTAGTGTCGAAACATTTGCACAATTTAAGGCTTTGATTTTGTCAGTGTGCTCCAGTTCCCTTTCTTcctttgataattattttaagtgtgtttagTATTTCTTGTTTACAGAGCATTATAGTTGTTGCATTGGTTAGGCTGATGAGTACTGTACCACTACATGTCCATGCTCGACTCCTGTGTTAGCTTTCTGTCATGTTCATATGAGAATGTTGATCTAATAACCTAATATGACAGTGCAGACCCTGTCTGAGAATGACTGTATGCATATCTGTGTCCTGCAGAAATCCACTTAGATTTCCTCTCCTGAATATCCAGGCTCAAACAGATACTCATAAATCCCCTTGGGTGGACGAAGCCtaagattaattaaaaaatgtacatgggAAAACTGGCTGCTTTAATCAGATATTTAGCAGGACATTAATGACTCCTGTAATGATTCATATATTATAACtgttaacattttcattgatttatATGATACAGTGCTCAACTCCTCTTGTATGTGCCTCCATGAAATATGTTGTATCTTTTTGTACCAAGAATTTGAATACTCCTGTGTTGGGTGCTTGGGCTCAGTCATACAAGTGTTCAAATAAAGCACTTGATGCTTCATTGTAAGGCTTTTACCTGTTTATTTGAAAATACCGTTTTCACTAACAAATCAACAGTATTTCACCAGTGACATAAATATACTCATGACATTTGCATCTGTCATGTTAAGACAAGTAGAAAACACTTTGACGTTGTACCGAAAACTATACTGTCGATCTTATTTCTGAATGCAGACACACGCAccttcactcacacacacgatatacataaaaaaatcactttcacAGGCACAACACTCAACCCAAAGTTTTCAAACTGACCAAATAATTTAAAACTTCATAAAACTTACATTAGTTCTGCTATATTCTAACAGGCAAAGAGGGCACATTCAAACATTCAATCATATCAAATGGTTTCCCCTACTTAATTTTTGTTGACGCCTTTTACATAAGAACCAGAAAGATGACCTGAAGACCACAAACATAACTCTAACCCCAGCACCAGAGCTTTGAGTATCTACTCCCCAACCAGGCAAAACTTAAGAATGCACAAAACCACTGTAAGAAATCAGGATTAGACCTCTCAACAGCAAACTCCAGTTGAACAAATCTGAATATTTCAAGTAGTCATGAAATCCAGTGCAGTGGTCGTGGAGTAGAAAGAAGCCAAAACCTTCCATCTTCACTCTTTAACTACAAAGAGGCTCTTGAGTACACATACCATCCCACCCGTCacataaaacacagaggaaTGCATATATGAACGTGCTAGTAGAGGCCATTTGTGCACAGACTGTAGTTCTATGGGGAGTGTATCCAGCAGCTTAACAGCTTAGAGTACAAACTGACAAAAACCACTGACAACTATCTGAAGGCCCATggacaaagttaaaaaataagtggaggaggaggcaaTTCAAGCGTTGGACGCAGTATGTGAGTGTATCACTGCGGACCAGTGGAGTCGGTGTGTTGTGAGCCTGCAGGGATCAGAGACGTGACCACCAGCCCTTGACTGAGGTCCAGACCTCGGCCCTCCTTCTCCTAGAAACACAGATACATACAGCTCGTATTAAAGCAAAGCAGTACAAACAGGAGTCCTAATCACTGGTTGACTGGGTGCCTCATTACagaaactgtaaatatttataaacatcagttgcaactttgcaataaacaattgcttaatataTGGTTTATAACACATAAAGTtcaattaactatacatttaccatttattaatgatgattattacaAATTGTAAACTTGATTTACTCGTGTCGCCATGCCTGTATCTGTGTTTAGAAAGTGC
This sequence is a window from Pagrus major chromosome 8, Pma_NU_1.0. Protein-coding genes within it:
- the pllp gene encoding plasmolipin, whose product is MADFPSKVTTETSSPNSQSTQQGGTNFSGLAANVTTMVDISFIRSIPAILMMAEMLLGLIQWALIASGPYYLLPAYSWVLFVAITLWIITSILFFMILFSVLPMLSFVPWPLTVMVYNCVAASLYVTAFLANAASVYPFRLTYFYSYLAAAAFFGALTTLAYGASAYFSYLDWRGNGGNAATNTVPT